In the genome of Thermoproteus tenax Kra 1, the window CAGGCTTCCCGAGGCCCCACTCAAGGTACGCCTCGGCGTTTGCTATGCCCTTGGCTATCAAGAAGCCGCCCTCAAGCCACCTAATAGGCGATATATTGCCGGGCGTCCTCAGCTGGCTTCCCAGCGGGAGCGAGTCCCCCATTGTGTCTATCTCATACGGCTCAGACCTCACAACGGATGTCACCGATATTCCGTTCCTCTCCAGGGCTTGTATAACGACGTAGTCGATCTGAGCCTCGCCCTCGTTGTCAAGGACGTAGAGGACTCTCTCCGGTATCCTCTCCGGTATCTCCTCTATCGCTGGCTCGTCCCAGATAGCCAGCTCTAGCTTCTTAGGCTTATAACCTAAGACGTTTGAGTCGATTATATTGGCGGCTGCGGCGATGCGCAGAGCCATCTTGAGGTCCCATCCGCTTGCCTCTAACTTCCTCTCTACGATAGACGCGACCTCCCTCCCTATTTCAACGAGCCTCTTCTTATATTCTGCGTATGGATCTTGTGAGCTCAACAGCCTGGCCACCTCCCTGAAGCTCTCCGCGAAGGCCTCGCTCCTGCTCCCCTTTTGTATCGCCTCAGAGAGATACGAAAGTAGCTTGGGCAGATTGTGGACGCCCCCCAGCTTTATTAGATCAGAGGTTCTGGACTGAATAAGGCAGAGCTTGCATTCATTCTCAAGCCACATTGTTTAGGACTTCGGCGACTTTTAATATATCCTCCCTTGTGACATCGCCCATAACGCCGACTCTGACGACTTTGTCCTTGTAGGGCCCCATGCCGGCGCTTGCCACATAGCCGGCATCCCTCAGAGACTTAAGGGCGCTCTTCACATCGTTGACGAAGAACGCGGCAACCGTGTTGCTCCTGAAGCGAGGCTCTGGCACAGGCTTAAGCTTTACAGATCCATAAAGCAGATCCATGCGTTCCCTGTGCATTTCGACGTATCTTTCGAGCCCGAGCCCCAAGATGTACTCCAGAGATGCCTCAAGTGCGTAGATCACAGATATGGGGGGCGTATAGGGGGTATCTAGAGTTGAGGGGACCTTTAAGTACCCCTTGAGGTCCATGGCCGGAGGGACCCCGCTTCTCGCGGCCGGCTCGGCGTTGAGGAAAAGGATCGCCGCGCCGGGGGGCGCCATGAAGGCCTTGTGCGACGCAGTCGCCACCACGTCTATACCCGGGGGCAGAGGCTCCGCAGGCATGCCCGAGACGCTGTCCACCAACAACAGAGCCCCGTGGCTTTTCACTACGTCGGCCACCTTAGCTAACTGTTTATATGCTATCCCCATGCTGGTCTCGTTGTGGACTAGGGCGACAGCCTTAACTTCTCCCATTTTTCTTATCTTGTCGTCGACTTCCTCAGGCTCAGGCGGTCTCTGCACCTCCCACTCATACACCTCGGCGCCTCGAGACCTCAGAGACGCGGTTAGCCTCTTGCCGAACTCGCCGAATACTATGGACAACACTCTGTCACCTGGATTTACGTAGTTATAGACCATTGTATCAACCGCCAGAGTGCCTGTGCCGGGCATTATAACCGGGGTGCCCGAATACACCTTCGATATTCTGTCAAGAACGGACTTGAGGCTCTGTTTAAACTCCTCAGATCTGTGGAACGCCGGCTGTCTGTACATCGCCTTGATGACGAAGTCGGGGAGCTGTATCGGGCCCGGTGTTAAGTACTTCATAGCCTCTTAACTGCCTCAAGTATATTTAGAGCCAGCTCCTCAGCCAGCCTATCATAGGCCTCGTATGTCTCAGAGCCTACGTGTGGCGTCACCACTATTTTCTCGCTTGCCAACAGCTTGCGTACCGTCTCGCTCTTTGGGGGCTCCTCCGGCAGTACGTCCAAGCCGACTCCCCACAACCTATCTATATGTTTAGCCAAGGCGTCTATATCGATGACCTCGCCTCTGCTCGTGTTCACTAGTATAGCCCCGTCTTTGATCAACGACAGCTTCTCGTTGTCGAGGAGTTTATACGTGGCGGGCGTCAACGGGACGTGGACCGAGATCACGTCGCTCTCCCTTAATAGCCTCTCCAGAGGGACTTGGGCGGCGCCCATCTTGGCCGCCTCTGCCGACACATCGATAATATCCGACGTCACCACCTTCATTCCGAGCGCTAGCCCATATTGGGCGACCGTGCGTCCTATTCTGCCGAACCCTATGACTCCCAGAGTCTTTCCGAAGAGCTCTTTACCTATATACTTCCCCTTGGGCCAACCGCCGGCTTTTACCTCCTTATCCAACAGAGGTATCCTCCTAGCTACTGCCAGGATAAGGCCGAGAGTCAGCTCGGCGGCGCTCCTAGTGGGTGCATTGGGCGCGTTGATCACTGCGATGCCGCGCTTGATGGCGTAGTCCACAGCTATGTTATCGAGGCCTACCCCATATCGCGCCACTATCTTGAGCCTTGTGCCGCGGTCGATGACCTCCTTATCGACCTTGGTCCTGCTCCTCACGACAAGTATTTCGTACCCCTCAATGAGTTTGAGAAGGTCCTCGCGCGAGATGCCCGGCCTATAGTCCACCTCGATATTCCCCCTCCTGAGGTGTTCCACGAGCTTGTCGCTCGTCTGATCCGCTATCAGGACCCTCATTGGCCCCCTCATGAGGGGGGTTTTTAAAAATACGCCGGACTAATGTACAAGTCATTTTTAAAATGGTGTGCATTAATTCATTAAATGTGATGATATTACGGTCTACTTAACGATGACGACGAGACCGACTACTGAGTTAAAATATTTTAATGAGTTGAACTATTTCACCGATGGGAGTCTCAGACTCTATTTACAATGTCCTCAAAACCTTAGTAGAGATATACAATCGACAAAATACTCCTGTTAAATCTAAGGAGATCGCGGAGGAGCTCAAAGTCCACGAGGGGTATATACGCAATATAATGTCAGTCTTAAAATCGATGGGCCTCGTCTTGAGCAAAGCGGGACCCCACGGAGGCTATGTGCCGACATCCAAGGCCTACGATATAATCAGCAAACAGACCATGTCCGTGCCTGTGTATCACAACAACAACGTGATAGGCTATGCGCTTGATATAACGCTGATAGGGCTGTTGACTGAGAAGCCTCTGGCGTCCGTGAGAGTCTTGGGCGATCTCTCGCCGTATTTAAACAAGGAGGTCAGAGTGGGGCCTCTGCCGAGCGGCATCGTTATATTGGGCAAACTCGTTAAGGCGGACCTCGAGTCCCTAATCGAGGTGGGCTCCGTGGTCTCAATACCGCACGTGCCTGTGAGCGAAATAATGACCAGAAAGCCCTTGACCGCCAGGCCGGACGACCCTCTGGAGAAGTATCTCGACGTGTTGTCCAAGAGAAGATATAGAGGAATCCCCGTCGTGGACGACCAAGGGAGGCCCATCGGGCTGTTAATGACGTCGAAAGTCATCGAGGCGTTGGCCCGTTGCAATCAGAACGTAAAGGTGGGCGATATAATGACGACGAACCCGCCAGTGATAAACGCCTCCGACGACATCTATGAGGCGATAGGCTCCATGATATCGAACAACATAGGCAGACTGCTGGTCGTAGACGACGAGGGCAAGCTGGTCGGTATCGTTACTAGGACAGATATATTGAGTAGAATAGCGTCCCTAGAGCTCATAGGGTGAGATATTGCAATCAAACTCGGCCTGTTCAACCCTTTTGAAGGCCAGATAGCCGGCCACGCGCCTTACGGCCTCGCAGAGGGCCTCCGCAGGGTCTCCCTTCCTCAACATCACCGCGGCGAAGACCGCCAAAAAAATATCGCCGCTACCCGTGGTATCCTCCACGTCTATGCTGGCGCTGTGCGCATAAAAGATCCGTTTGTTGACTGCCATGTACGCACCCAGAGCGCCTCTGGTATACAGGACTATACGCCATTTGTCGTTGAACTTAAGTATATCGCGCGGCTCTAGGGCCACATCGTCGTCTGAGAAGTGGAGTATATCTGCCTCAAGCGGCTCTGTCCTAGAGCGGATGAAGCCTTGTAGATCGACGGCCGAAATGTCTGCGTAGAAATCCACACGCCCGATCTCGTCATAGACGGGGTTTATGATGATCAAGGGCGCCTCGAATGTCCCTGATATCTTGACGGTGGGTCTCCTCAAGGCTCTGCTAGCTCTGGGCCTAACTCTGTAGTCAAGCTCGAAGACCGTGGTCGCGTCGCCCTCGATAAGCTTGGGCCTAACTCCTATCCTCGAGAGCTCCTCCTCTATAAACTTTCTATCTTCGGGTCCCACGACGCCCACAGCCTCGACGTCATAGCCCAACGCCGTAAGGGCCATGCCCATGAAATAAGGAGGTCCGCCCATCCTCCTGGCAACTCCCTCGCTCGTTATCACGTAGTCTATAGTGGGGTTGGCTATCACTATGCTTCTCATCGGGGGCAAATCAATAATTACTTTAAACATCTTCCACTATGCGGCGCAAGACCTTAGCTGTTAGAGGGCATGGATGGAGAGATCAGTTCGGCTCCCCTCTGCCCCCTATATACACGACGGCCATCTTTGAGCAAGTGGGGGAGGCGCGCAAGAGCGACAGAGGGGCGGACCTAAAGTACGCCCGTGAAGAGAACCCAACAGTCAGAGCCTTCGAGAGGGCTGTGGCCCAGTTGGAGCTCGGAGAGGACGCCCTCGCCTTCAACAGCGGAATGGCCTCAATAACCACTCTCTCTTTCTATCTGCTTAGCTCTGGGGACCTGCTCCTGACGACTAAGGAGGCGTATGGCGCCACTCTGAAGTTCTTTTCTTTTCTGGAGGGCAAATACGGGGTGAAGGCCGTAAAGGTTTTCCCAGAGACAGACGCTGTGGTCGAGGCAGTCAAGGGGAGGCCCAAAGTGGTCTTCCTGGAGACTATTACTAACCCCACTTTGAGAGTCTTGGACGTACCTGAGGTCATCAAGGCTGCGAGAGATATAGGCGCCACCGTGGTGGTCGACAACACCTTTGCAACGCCAGTGTTGGCCAATCCCCTGGGATGGGGTGCCGACTACGTAGTTCATTCAGCCACAAAGTACATAGCAGGACACAACGATGTAGTAGGGGGAGTTGTAGTGGGCAAACGGATTGAGTTGGAGTTGTGGAGCCATCGGGCGATGCTCGGAAGCATTATGCAGCCGTTTGAGGCCTTCCTCTGCCTAAGAGGCATGAAGACGTTGTTCCAGCGCGTTGAGGCCCAGAGCAAGAGCGCCATGGCCATAGCCGAGTTCCTCTCGGAGCACAGCAAAGTCAAGGAAGTCCTATACCCAGGCCTTCCCACGCATCCCAACCACGATGTAGCAAGAAGGCTGTTCGGAGGACTTTACGGCGGGGTGCTCTCCTTCAGAGTGAGGGGAGGCAGAAGAGAGGTGGAGAGGGTCTTGTCGTCCCTAAAGCTTATAACACCGAGCCCCAGCCTTGGCGGCACAGAGACTATAGCCACCTATCCTATCTTAAGCGCCGCCTCGCCGATACCTGAGGAGGACAGAAGGGAGTTAGGCATAACCGAGGACTTGATAAGGCTCTCGGTGGGTCTTGAGGACGTAGAGGACTTGATAGAGGATCTAGATCAAGCGCTAAAGTCCATCAACTGATTTAAGTAGAGGCCAACAAGCTCATATGAGAGTCGTCAGAACGGGTCTGCCGGTGACCGAGCTCCTAAACGAGCTCAGATCGGACCTACAGAGGGACGACTTGGAGGCGATGCAGAGGATACCTGCGCCGAAGGCTGGCGAGAGGTATAGAGACATAATAGCCGAGCTGTTCACCAAGTTCGGCGCTGCGGCTGTATATATCTACGTCAAAACCTCAAGGGGGGAGAAGCGGTATACAGTGCTCGCGCGTTATGACTGGTCGCTCGGAGGCTTCGCCGAGGGCTGGATTATTGAGGGCGACCAAGTCAGAATTTTCGAGCCAATTGGGATCAGCCTCAGCCAATTCGGCGCCACGTTGGAGGAGTTCGGCGACTTGTTCTGGAGGACGGAGAATGCGCTGGCGGCTAGAAAAGTTGAGGCCGCTGGAAGGGAGACCCTCTAGCTTATTTTTATCGACGCCTCTCCTACGGGCATAACGTAGTCGATAATGGTCCTTCTGACCTCGTCGCCGCTCTTCAACGCCACCGTCGAGAGCTTGCGTTTGAGCGTCCAGTTTATCTCCACCAACTGCCCGAAGAAGCCTGTGTTGCCTCCGTCGAATATTAGCGCGTTGACGCCCAACTTAAATGGCACATGTTGCTTGATCCTTCGCTCAGAGAGCGAATATACGACGGAGTCGAAGGTCTTATACCTTAGACCCTCGTCTGGGCTCAATATGAGATTCCTGCCGTCGTGGAAATGCAGTTGTATCCTATTGCCGGACACGTAGTTCTTCCCCTCTACTCGGAGAAGCTTGAGGTCGGCTTCGCCACTGGATATAGCCACCGGCCTTATGTACTTCACGGGGTCCGGCACTATCCTGTAGACTTCGCCAGTGGGCACTATCTCCACTATGTCCATGACCCCTACAGGGAATTTATACTCCCTCCGCACTCTGCCGTCAACTTTTATATAGCCTCGCGAGATTATATACCTTGCCTCTCTCAGAGTTTTGGCGTATCGTAACAAGTCTCTGACAAAGATGGCAAGGGGCATGGACCTATGGAGCTTATGCGGTCCCGTGACAGGCCTTACGGTCCATACGCCGCCCTCCTTCCTTGCTATTGGCCACCACGCCGGGGATGCCGCGCGTCGAAGATGGGGCATGCCCCACCCTTCAGGAGGCTTTTTAAGACTTTTCCTCGGCAGAGGAGTACTTCCGGTAGAGTATAGGCGCTATTATCCCTACGGCTATCCCCAAACCTCCTAGAGCAACGTCGCGGATGACTATGTCGTTTGATAACACATTAGCTAGAGAT includes:
- a CDS encoding ARMT1-like domain-containing protein, with translation MWLENECKLCLIQSRTSDLIKLGGVHNLPKLLSYLSEAIQKGSRSEAFAESFREVARLLSSQDPYAEYKKRLVEIGREVASIVERKLEASGWDLKMALRIAAAANIIDSNVLGYKPKKLELAIWDEPAIEEIPERIPERVLYVLDNEGEAQIDYVVIQALERNGISVTSVVRSEPYEIDTMGDSLPLGSQLRTPGNISPIRWLEGGFLIAKGIANAEAYLEWGLGKPALLLFRAKCDVLARRLGVEKNAPIIVGGVTFRRLILTE
- a CDS encoding pyridoxal-phosphate-dependent aminotransferase family protein, with the protein product MKYLTPGPIQLPDFVIKAMYRQPAFHRSEEFKQSLKSVLDRISKVYSGTPVIMPGTGTLAVDTMVYNYVNPGDRVLSIVFGEFGKRLTASLRSRGAEVYEWEVQRPPEPEEVDDKIRKMGEVKAVALVHNETSMGIAYKQLAKVADVVKSHGALLLVDSVSGMPAEPLPPGIDVVATASHKAFMAPPGAAILFLNAEPAARSGVPPAMDLKGYLKVPSTLDTPYTPPISVIYALEASLEYILGLGLERYVEMHRERMDLLYGSVKLKPVPEPRFRSNTVAAFFVNDVKSALKSLRDAGYVASAGMGPYKDKVVRVGVMGDVTREDILKVAEVLNNVA
- a CDS encoding D-2-hydroxyacid dehydrogenase gives rise to the protein MRVLIADQTSDKLVEHLRRGNIEVDYRPGISREDLLKLIEGYEILVVRSRTKVDKEVIDRGTRLKIVARYGVGLDNIAVDYAIKRGIAVINAPNAPTRSAAELTLGLILAVARRIPLLDKEVKAGGWPKGKYIGKELFGKTLGVIGFGRIGRTVAQYGLALGMKVVTSDIIDVSAEAAKMGAAQVPLERLLRESDVISVHVPLTPATYKLLDNEKLSLIKDGAILVNTSRGEVIDIDALAKHIDRLWGVGLDVLPEEPPKSETVRKLLASEKIVVTPHVGSETYEAYDRLAEELALNILEAVKRL
- a CDS encoding CBS domain-containing protein, whose product is MGVSDSIYNVLKTLVEIYNRQNTPVKSKEIAEELKVHEGYIRNIMSVLKSMGLVLSKAGPHGGYVPTSKAYDIISKQTMSVPVYHNNNVIGYALDITLIGLLTEKPLASVRVLGDLSPYLNKEVRVGPLPSGIVILGKLVKADLESLIEVGSVVSIPHVPVSEIMTRKPLTARPDDPLEKYLDVLSKRRYRGIPVVDDQGRPIGLLMTSKVIEALARCNQNVKVGDIMTTNPPVINASDDIYEAIGSMISNNIGRLLVVDDEGKLVGIVTRTDILSRIASLELIG
- a CDS encoding PfkB family carbohydrate kinase, whose amino-acid sequence is MRSIVIANPTIDYVITSEGVARRMGGPPYFMGMALTALGYDVEAVGVVGPEDRKFIEEELSRIGVRPKLIEGDATTVFELDYRVRPRASRALRRPTVKISGTFEAPLIIINPVYDEIGRVDFYADISAVDLQGFIRSRTEPLEADILHFSDDDVALEPRDILKFNDKWRIVLYTRGALGAYMAVNKRIFYAHSASIDVEDTTGSGDIFLAVFAAVMLRKGDPAEALCEAVRRVAGYLAFKRVEQAEFDCNISPYEL
- a CDS encoding cystathionine gamma-synthase family protein; translated protein: MRRKTLAVRGHGWRDQFGSPLPPIYTTAIFEQVGEARKSDRGADLKYAREENPTVRAFERAVAQLELGEDALAFNSGMASITTLSFYLLSSGDLLLTTKEAYGATLKFFSFLEGKYGVKAVKVFPETDAVVEAVKGRPKVVFLETITNPTLRVLDVPEVIKAARDIGATVVVDNTFATPVLANPLGWGADYVVHSATKYIAGHNDVVGGVVVGKRIELELWSHRAMLGSIMQPFEAFLCLRGMKTLFQRVEAQSKSAMAIAEFLSEHSKVKEVLYPGLPTHPNHDVARRLFGGLYGGVLSFRVRGGRREVERVLSSLKLITPSPSLGGTETIATYPILSAASPIPEEDRRELGITEDLIRLSVGLEDVEDLIEDLDQALKSIN
- a CDS encoding 30S ribosomal protein S4e; protein product: MPHLRRAASPAWWPIARKEGGVWTVRPVTGPHKLHRSMPLAIFVRDLLRYAKTLREARYIISRGYIKVDGRVRREYKFPVGVMDIVEIVPTGEVYRIVPDPVKYIRPVAISSGEADLKLLRVEGKNYVSGNRIQLHFHDGRNLILSPDEGLRYKTFDSVVYSLSERRIKQHVPFKLGVNALIFDGGNTGFFGQLVEINWTLKRKLSTVALKSGDEVRRTIIDYVMPVGEASIKIS